The segment CAGCTGCCCGGTGCGCCCGATGCGGTGCTCGAGATGGCGCACCTCGTCGAGCTTGCCCGGCAGGTCCGGATCGGGCCGGGGGCGCAGGCCCTCCGCCCGCAGCAGCAGCGTGCCCTTGGCCCGCAGGGAGAGTTCGACCTGCAGCCGCAGCAGGCACAGCATGTCGGCGACCAGGTCGGCGGGGAAGGTCGTGCGCAACGAGAGCAGGTACTGCCCGAGGGGCGAAGCGTGCACCTGGCCCGAGCGGATCAGCCCGAGCAGTTCGCGGTCCCGGTCGAAACCCTCGCCCAGCCACGCCCGCAGGCGCCGCTCCCCCTGGCGGTACACCCCCAGCAGCAGCAGCGGCATCCCCACCGCGAGCGCGAGGGTCGTCGGCACCGGCGCGCGCATGAGGTGGTTGAAGGCCGCATGCACGACCACCGCCAGGGCCAGACCCGCCGCCGCCGGCAGCAGGCGCCCCGTCCCGGACCGTCCGCGCAGGATGACGGCCAGGATCGCCGTCGTGCCCCCGTGCATCAGGGCGGTGCCCAGGCCGCGGATGGCGAAGACGACCAGGGGCACGTCGCCCAGCAGGTGCAGGTAGTAGACGTTCTCGACCACGGCGAAGCCGGCGCCGGTGGCGAAGCCGAGGATGGCCGCGTCGACCAGGAATCCCACGCGGCCGGCGCGGATCTCCCCCGCCACCCACAGCCCCTTGAGCCCCTCCTCGACGACCGGCGCGACGCCGACGGCGAAGGCCGTGGCCGACAGCGCCGTCACCTCGAGCACCAGGGTGTTGCCCACGTAGGCCACCAGGGCGGCGGCGCCGCCGGCGCCCAGGGCCGCCGCCACTCGCCGGCCCCGCACCAGCCGGAAGCTGTCCAGGCCCACCAGGGCCGCGAGCATCAGCAGCACCGGCAGCAGCGCCAGGGCGACGCGCCAGCCCGGATGCGCGCCCGGCGCCATCAGCACCGGCGGGATCAGGTCATTCCATGTCAAAGATGCCCTCGAATCCGGCGAGCACGAGGACCTCGCGCAGGTGGGGGCTGAGACCGGTCAGGCGCAGGCCGGCGCCGCGATCGCGCAGCCGGCGCTGGGCCGCGACGAGAACGCCGAGGCCGACGCTCGCGATGTAGTCGAGGGCGGAGAAGTCGACCGGCGCCGAGGACTCGACGCGGGTGAAGAAGTCGCGGGCCCGACCGACGCTGGCCGCGTCGAGGCGCCCCTGCAGGTGGATGGTGCCGGCGGCATCGCGGCTGATCTCGAACACGCCCTGTCCTCCCG is part of the bacterium genome and harbors:
- a CDS encoding STAS domain-containing protein, producing the protein MFEISRDAAGTIHLQGRLDAASVGRARDFFTRVESSAPVDFSALDYIASVGLGVLVAAQRRLRDRGAGLRLTGLSPHLREVLVLAGFEGIFDME
- a CDS encoding PrsW family intramembrane metalloprotease — encoded protein: MTWNDLIPPVLMAPGAHPGWRVALALLPVLLMLAALVGLDSFRLVRGRRVAAALGAGGAAALVAYVGNTLVLEVTALSATAFAVGVAPVVEEGLKGLWVAGEIRAGRVGFLVDAAILGFATGAGFAVVENVYYLHLLGDVPLVVFAIRGLGTALMHGGTTAILAVILRGRSGTGRLLPAAAGLALAVVVHAAFNHLMRAPVPTTLALAVGMPLLLLGVYRQGERRLRAWLGEGFDRDRELLGLIRSGQVHASPLGQYLLSLRTTFPADLVADMLCLLRLQVELSLRAKGTLLLRAEGLRPRPDPDLPGKLDEVRHLEHRIGRTGQLALRPVCHWQGADRWQSFFVSEENRG